The following is a genomic window from bacterium.
TGCTTCCCTTGAAACGCGTCTATGTTCCTGAACCCCTGGAAACGACGGAGACCTGATTTTATGCCGACTCTTGATTTCAAAGGAAAATCATTCGTTTACGCGCATCATCTTTCGGTGCCTTTCCGGGAACTGATAGTTGATGCAAAGAAATCGCTTCCTCTTAAAGGGGATAAGCCATCGCTGGATGACAATCTCATCATCCACGGCGATAACCTGCATGCTTTGAAGGCCCTCATGCCTGTCTATGCGGGGAAGGTGGACTGCATTTTCATCGATCCACCCTATAATACCGGCAACGAGGGCTGGTGTTACAATGACAATGTTCGTAGCCCGCTTATGCGTGAATGGCTAAAGAAATCGGCAAATCCAGTAGAGAAGGAAGACCTGGAGCGCCATGATAAATGGCTCTGCATGATGTGGCCGAGGGTCTGTCTTTTACGGGATTTATTGGCGGATGACGGGGTCATATTCATCACTCTTGATGATAACGAGCAGCATCAGATGCGCTCCATGATGGACGAAATCTTTGTGCGGGAAGAGTCATTTTACGCCCAGATAGCTTGGCAGAAAAAATATGCCACTGCCAACGACGCGCTCGGTTTCTCTCCTATGTTCGATCATATTCTGGTCTATCGAAAGAGCGCGCAGTTTTCGCGTAACTTGATGGAGCGAACTGAAGGCAATGACGCCAACTATCGGCTTGAGGACGAAAGGGGTGTGTTTCGTTCCGGGGACTATACTTGTAATAAAACGGCCGCAGAGCGCCCGAATCTTTACTATCCCATTACCCATCCGCTAACCGGTGAAGAAATATGGCCAAAAAAAACAGCGGTGTGGCGTTATTCAAAAGAACGCCATGCGTTTAATGTCGAGAATGGCTTTGTCTGGTGGGGCAAGGATGGGAAAGGCAAGGTTCCCAGTTATAAACGTTACAAGCACTTGTTGAAAGGTGGCGGTGGGACGGTGCCCAGCACTTGGTGGCCACATGAGTTTGCTGGCCACACAGATGAGGCAAAAAAGGAACTGCGTGACATTTTGTCAGACTTGCCGGAAGTGCTTCAGTCCATTACCCCAAAACCGGTCCGCCTTCTTCAGCGCATCCTTGAAATCGCTACTGATGAGAACTCCCTTGTGCTCGACTCCTTCGCAGGCAGCGGTACGACAGCGCAAGCCGTTTTGGCGTTGAATAAAAAAGACGGTGGAAACCGCAAATTCATTCTCGTCGAAACGGAGAATTATGCGGACAAACTCACGGCTGAACGCGTTCGGCGTGTCATTCAAGGCTACAAGTTCAATGGGACGCAACGCGAGGAATTGTGGCGGGAGCCCCTCAACTTCACTTCATTGAAGAATTCCGGCAAACTGCTGGAAAAGGCCGATAGCTTTGAACTTTTGGACGGAAAGCGTTTCGACCGGATCGCCAAGACCGTCGAAAACGGCGCGTTGGTTGTAACCGGCGAGAAAAAGATCACCGAAAAGGTGGAGGGTCTCGGGGGCAGTTTCACTTACGCTACACTTGGTCCGGAAATGACGCTCGATAAATTACTGTCCGGCGGTTTACCTGCGTTCGAATCCTTGGCCAAATACGTTTTCTTCACCGCCACCGGACGCACTTTGAGTGACGTGCCAAAGCAAAAGGCCAACATGCTCGGATTTATTGGTGAAACAGACGTTTATCGTGTCCATCTTCATTACCAACCGGACAAGAACTGGCTTCAGAGCAATGACGCTGCCCTCACGGAAAAACTGGTGGATGAACTGGTTGCCGCGAATAAGGACAAAAAGAAACTGTTGGTGTTTGCCGCTGCCAAGTTTATGAGTCAGCGTGAACTGTCCCGGCAAGGTTTGGACTTCTGTCAGTTGCCGTATGCTATTCACCGTATCCTGGGCGATTGACCGGCTATGCAATTAAAAGATTACCAGACAACCGTTTTGGAAGACCTAAGCCGGTATCTTCAAGTACTTCTGTCACGCCGTGAAGAGGCGGAGGAGATCCTGGAATTCCAGCGAGGCAAAGGCCGGGAGGCCAAACTTGCGGACTATTGTCGTCAGACCTGGGATTTTCTCCACACTCAAAAAGCCCTGCCGCTAACAAAGGATAAGGCTGGTGTCACAAGCGCGCCGCAATATGTCGCCCGGAAAGACGGGTTAGATCGGCCCGTGCCCAATATCTGCCTGAAAGTTCCGACCGGCGGCGGGAAAACTTTGCTCGGCACGGTCGCGGTGGAACGGATCAATACTGAGTATTTCAAGAAGCAGACCGGTTTTATACTTTGGATTGTGCCGTCAGATGCCATTTACTCGCAGACGTGGAAGGCTTTCGCGAACAGGGAGCATCCTTATCGCCAGATGCTGGAACGTGCCTCCGGTGGCCGTGTGAAACTGTTGGAGAAAAGCGACAGCTTTACAAAGCAAGATGTTGAGGAGCAACTCTGCGTGATGCTGATGATGCTACAGGCGGGTGCCGTGAAGAAGGAGAGCAAAGAATCTCGCAAGATGTTCCAGGAGAGCGGGAAGTTTCCGAGTTTTTTCCCTGATGTGGATGATGCCATCGCGAACAAGGAACTATTCCGCCAAGTGCCGAATCTCGACGCGACTGATTTAACCGAAGAAGGTTTTCGTATTGGCGGACTGACCGTGAAACAAAGTCTCGGCAATGTCCTGCGGCTTGTTCGCCCGCTGGTGCTGATTGATGAAGGGCACAAGGCGTATTCAAACACGGCATTCGAGACTATTGCCGGCTATAACCCCCGGTTCCTGCTGGAACTGTCCGCTACACCCAATAGTGGCAAGGAATACGTCAGCAACGTGCTGGTGAACGTTTCGGGCACGGCGTTAAAAGACGAGCAGATGATCAAGTTGCCGATCAATCTGGATAACCAGAACCGGGCAGACTGGAAACACACACTCTCCGTAGCCCAGGACAAACTGGAGGATCTGCAGAAGGACGCACTAAAGGTCCATAACAACGAAAATCGCTATATCCGGCCCATCCTCTTGATTCGCGTTGAGCGGACCGGCAAAGAACAACGCGACAAGGCTACCATCCATTCCGAAGACGTGCGGGAATACCTTGTTGAAAAACTGGGTGCTCAACCTGACGAAATCAAAGTGAAGTCAGCGGAGATGGATGAACTCGGGAAGGAAGACCTGCTGTCAGAGTTTTCCAAAGTGCGCTACATCATCACCAAGGACGCCCTTCGCGAAGGGTGGGATTGCCCGTTCGCCTATATTCTCGCTGTGCTGTCAAAGACGACGGCGGCCACGGCATTGACGCAAATGATTGGGCGGGTGCTCCGTCAGCCGGGCGCCAAATTGACTGGCGTGCCGTCACTCAATGAATGTTACGTTTTTACTTTTGATCAGGAAGTTCAGGCCGCCGTGGAAAGCGTGCGGCGTGGATTGGAAGAGGAGGGAATGGGGGATCTCGCCAGTCAAGTCCGAGCAACCGGTGCTGGCGCTGCAGCCGCTTCCCGGCGGGAGACGATTCGTCGGCGTGAAGAATTTGCTGGCCTGAAAGTGTTTTTGCCGCGCGTGTTGTCCCGGCATTACGCCACTGGCGACTGGCGGCAATTCGATTACGATAGGGATTTGTTGAGTCGGTTGGACTGGTCAAGATTCAGTTACGCCAACTCCAGCACTTACACGCCGGACGACAAAGAAACGATTCAACGCACATTAACCCGTGTGGATGTCGAAAATCTCGGGAACGTTGATGATGAGTTACTCAAAACGCAGATAACCGAGGAAACCGTTGAGTCGGAGCTGGATGTTCCCGCGCTCGTTCGCTTGCTGCTCGATGTCATTCCCAATCCCTGGCAGGGCGCGCGTATTTTGCAGGAAACATTGGCCGAACTGCGCAAACGAAAGATCAAGGAAGAGCGGATCATCGCAAACCGGCTGTTTCTGGTGAAGACGATGCGGGACAACCTGAAGGAGCAAGTTCATAAAGCGACGGAAATCGAATTTCGACGGATGCTGGAAGACAATGAATTGTGTTTCCGGCTCGAATCCTCCAACGATCCAAAATTGAATTGGGAATTGGCCGAGACGTTGACATTAGATGTGACCGATGAAGATAGGCCATTGCACCGGAAGACTGGCGAACCTTTAAAGAAAAGCATTTTCAAAACCGTTTATCAGAAGCAGGTGAATGGGCTTGAAAAGGAGATGGCCTGGTATCTCGATGGCAGCAAAGCCGTCCGTTGGTGGCATCGCATCGCAGCCCAGTCGCCGGATTGGCACTTACAGGGGTGGCAACGCAGTAAGGTGTATCCTGATTTTCTCGCCTGTTTACATGACGCGGGCGACGGTAAGGTTCAGTTTACCGTACTCGAAACCAAGGGGCTCCATTTGAAGGGGAACGAAGATACCGCCTACAAAGCCAAATTGTTTGAACTTCTAACGGCACATTCAAAATCTGCGCTGTCGGTCGGTGAATTGAAACTCGGCTTGCAACAACAGCAAATGAAATTTGAGTTGTTGTTGGAAAATGACTGGCGGGAGAAAATGCAGGTGGGTACCCCTTAATTTCCGGAACAACATATCAACGCAGGCGACAGGATAAACGTATAATCAGAAGGAGAGACAGATGGCTGACCAGAACAAGGTGACTCAACTCACCAATTCGATTTCCGCGGTTCTCAATTTCAAGAACAAAAGTCTTATCTCTCGGCCCGAATGGGGCACGATGTCCTTTCGTAACGCCGAACCAGATATAGCGCGCGTGATGACTACGCTGGATATGCTTAAGGACCTTCCGTTGGATTACCTCACTGATTCAGCCTGTGATCGCATCAGGGGAAGTATAGACAAGTTTCCTAGTATTCTTCAGCGCCTCGATCAGTTTTCCATTGAGCAAAATAGCGCGTCTAGTGCCCGTGATGAAATCACGCGACACGTACACGAAGCATCTGATCCTTTTTTTGAGGCTGCGGCACCGTGGATTCCCTTTCTCGCATACAAAAAGGGTGACATTGCGGAGAACATATCTCGTCTGTCTGCCGCAGTTGAACAAGGAGGGGGCATTCTCGAAAATGCTAAGGCATATGCTAAGGGTAAGGCCAAAGAGATTGATGACATAACTATCAAGGCCCGCGAGGCATCGGCTGCGGCTGGTGCCGCAGTTTTTACTCAAGACTTTAATAATGAATCTGATAAGTTGGAACAGCGTGCGCTCCCATGGTTAAAATGGGGCATTGTCTGTGGCATTGCCACGCTTATTGCAGCAGTATTATCGTGGTTCTGGACACAGGATAAACTTGATAACGGACAGATCATACAAAAAATCGCCAGTAAAGTGATCGCGCTATCAGTGTTGGCCACTGCTACGATCTGGTGTGGCCGAATGTATAAGGCGCTCAGACACCAAGCGGTGACGAATCGGCATCGAGCACTGGCCCTGCAAACTTTCCAAGCATTCTCTGCGGCTGCAACTGACAACCAAACGAAGAATGCGGTTCTCCTTGAGGCGACTCGATCCATTTTTGCACTTCAGTCGACTGGGCTTGTTGACCCCAGCGCAGAAGAGTCATCCACTTCAATCATTGAAATCGCGAAAGCAGCTGCGAGCAAGGACTGAGGTGTTAACAGCGCCCTGCTTTGGAGTGAAAAATGGCACGCCGTAGGAAGAACGAGTCAATATTTGAAATGTTGATGGATGCCCCATGGTGGATGGGGGTCATTGGGGCAGTTCTCTTCTATGTCATGGTTGCTATTATGTTGCCCGCTACATTGGCCGGCAGCCCTTTTGGGGCTTTAATAGCGGGTCTGTGTCCAGATCTAGGTAAATGGCTCGCCGTTGCCTGCCTTTTTTCAGCCGCCATCTCCGCAATCCGTTCCTTAATGAAGCGGCCCCCATCGGTTGGGCGGCGAACTATGGACTACATGCCGGTGCGCCCAGTGGCGGAGGTCACGGCTGTACCGGTGAACCGGAGGGCGGCGGTTGCTGATATTGATGTCGCATGCCCTCAGTGTAAGGCCGTATTGGTAGCCCCCGAATCGATGATTGGGCAACCGGTGACCTGCGAAGGTTGCCGGCATTCGTTCCTCATTCCCAAACCCGTCATAAAATTCCCCGACATGACGAGTTTTTATTCCTCAAAACGCTCTGGTCATTTTTCCTCCGATCTGCTGAAAGAATTAGAGTGGAAAAGGTTTGAGCAACTCGTGGAGGGATATTTCGCTCAAACCGGGTGGAGAACCCGCCCGCATAGGACAGGTGCAGACGGTGGAGTGGATGTCCATCTCTTCCGCCCAGATCAGGACAAAGCCGCCGCAGTAGTTCAATGCAAGGCTTGGAATACCTACTCCGTGGGCGTCAAACCGGTTCGCGAATTGTTCGGCGTTATGGCAGCTGACGGTGTCCCCGAAGGCTTTTTTGTCACCTCCGGCGACTATACGAGCGAAGCCCAGTCGTTTGCGTCAGGCAAACCCATGACACTGATTGACGGCCGTGATCTGCGAAAACGGCTTGAATCGTTGACGCCGGAAATTCAGTCCGATCTCTTTTCAAGGGTGACAGCAGGGGATTACACAACGCCGACCTGCCCTCAATGCGATCGTAAAATGGTTCGGCGTCAGGCCGGTAAAGGTCGCACTCCGGGGAACGAATTTTGGGGCTGCCCTTCTTATCCGCGCTGTCGTCAGACATTCCAGATGAAACAAGACACTTGATCGTGTTTAATTGCTGGTGGACGTAAATATTTCGAGTTTTTTAGATTCTCGCTCTTTTTCCTTGCCTCATAGAATAGGATAGTCCATTAATTCATAGATTTGTGAAGGGGGGAGAGAGATGAAGTTATTATGGAAAACAAACGCTCCCGCCTTTACCCGCAACGACGCCTTGGTTCACTGTTTCTCTATGCTTTGACATCACTGTGTCTCCTTTCAGCAGCCGCCTGGGCTTTGACTACCCTCAGTGTGAAAATCATTGATGACCGTCAGGCTAAACTGGTGGCTGAACTCAGGGGAAATGTTGCCGACAGTCCCGCGTCCTTGGTCGAGCGCTTGCGCGATCTGCAATTGCGCAATATTTTCCTGTTCGTTCCGGGCATGAAAATACCGGTTTCTTTTTCGGTAGGGCTGTTTTCCTTTGACCCCAAGATTTTCCCCGAATCATTCCTTAGCGGGCTTGTGTTTGAGGTTGAGCACGGGAGTCCGGTCTATCACCTGAAACTCCGGGAGATGAGGGCGACACGCGAGATTGAGGTATTGAATGCGGATGGCAAGGTTTTCTATGTTTTCAAACCCAGTTCTGATTATGATCCGCGCTGGCTGGCACGTCAAAAACGACCACAGATTTATGCGGCGTCATTTCCCGCGGAACAACGGGCAACGGATGAAGAGGGCCTGGATCCTTCGCATGTGGAGATGGAAGTCACGCTGATTCCTGATGATTACGTGGAAGTCTATGCCGAGGGTCGTATTGCCTCATTAATGGATGTTCTGCTGGCTGATTCCGCAAGCAGGTCATTGTCGGGTGGGATGGCGATGATGCGGATGGCCGGTTCCGATACCAATATCGTGGTAGCTCAAATTGGGATGGTAAGTTCAGGAATGCTTCTGCAGGTGGATTACCCGGATACACTGACGAACCGGTTTGAAATGATGATTAGTTCCAACCTGATGCCAAGGCAATGGTGGGTCGCTGATACCAATCTTGTGACGGCTGGCACTAATTCATTGCAGTGGGTCGATACTGGCTCGACGAATGGGGCCGGTATTAGCCTGCGTTTCTATTCGGTGGGTAATTCGGAGGATACGGACGGAGATGGGATTCCTGGCGGGCGCGAAGCCATCATCTACCGCACTAATCCCGACGCTTTAGATTCCGATGGGGATGGGCTGGTGGATGGTTATAGCGGGGTAGTTTCAACAAACGCTTATCCTAGCGGTGTGACGACAAATGGAAGCACAATGGTGCTGGGTGAACTTTCTCTGGGGACTGATCCGACGCTGTGGGATACTGACGGGGATGGGATGAGCGACGGCTGGGAGGTTGCACATGGCCATAATCCTCTTGATCCGAACGATCCCCCGAATGTTTCAGGAACGTTAATCTACTCAGGCCGTCAGACGGGCACCGTTTGGGTAATCGCGGTAACAGACTCCAATAGCTGGTCAACCGGCCATAGTTACACCTCTGCCATCAGTGGGTTCCCACTGACGTATTTCATTCCCGATCTGGAGCAGACGAACTACTGGCTCAAGGCCTGGGTGGATAGTATCGGAAACGGCCAGACCAATGCTACGGAGGCGCGGGGAGTGTTTACCAATGTTCTAACGGTCATCACAAACCGTGTGACAGGAAAAGGGTTCTTGCTGGCAGATCCTGACGCTGATGGTGATAACCTGCCCGACTGGTGGGAAATCGCATATTTCGGGACCGGAACCAACACGGCGGTGGGCGATCCTGATAGTGATGAATACACGAATAAGGAAGAGTACGATGCCGACACAATCCCGACGGATATTTCGAGTCATCCATGGAATCTAAGCGGCACGATCACCTACACCGGCCCCCAGGCCGGGATAATCCATGTTGTAGCTTGCACCAATGGAACGGACTGGGCCTGGGTTTATGCCGATACGCTCACAAATTCCATGACATATACCATCACCCATTTGCCTCCCAATACCTATTACTGGATGCGGGCGTGGCGGGATAGCAACAATGATAATCTGCCGACATCTTGGGAGGCTTGGGGCAGCCATAACAGTAACCCGGTATTTCTGGATGACAACCTCACCGGCCAGGATATCACGCTGGCCGATCCTGATGCAGATGGGGACGGACTTGCTGATTGGTGGGAAGTGCTCTATGGGCTGGATCCGACACGAGGCGGCGGGAGTGGTTTATCTGCATGGTGGAAGCTCGATGAGGGCACAGGCACCAATGCCTTTGATTCCACGGCCAATACCAATAATGGAATCCTTTATGGTTTTGCAACCAATGCGTGGGTTACAGGTATCATTAGCAACAACCTCCATTTCGATGGAACCAACACTTATATTGAGGTGCCTGATAGTGCCAGTCTGAAGTCTGACGGTATCAGTATTGGGCTATGGGTAAAACCGGATCGCCTTTATACCAATGGTACGGCGACGTTTGTCAGTAAGCGGGTGCCAGGTGGGACAACTGGTTACGGGCTTGGTTGCGAGAACGGGGCGTTGGCTTTCACGATTTGCAAATCGGGGGCTAAGACACTGCGATATTCCTGCGCGCTTACAGCCAACGTGCCAGTGCATGTGGTGAGTACTTACAGCAGTGGCAACCAGCAAATTTATGTCAACGGTGTGCCTGTCGCCCAAACGAATTATATTTT
Proteins encoded in this region:
- a CDS encoding site-specific DNA-methyltransferase, whose amino-acid sequence is MPTLDFKGKSFVYAHHLSVPFRELIVDAKKSLPLKGDKPSLDDNLIIHGDNLHALKALMPVYAGKVDCIFIDPPYNTGNEGWCYNDNVRSPLMREWLKKSANPVEKEDLERHDKWLCMMWPRVCLLRDLLADDGVIFITLDDNEQHQMRSMMDEIFVREESFYAQIAWQKKYATANDALGFSPMFDHILVYRKSAQFSRNLMERTEGNDANYRLEDERGVFRSGDYTCNKTAAERPNLYYPITHPLTGEEIWPKKTAVWRYSKERHAFNVENGFVWWGKDGKGKVPSYKRYKHLLKGGGGTVPSTWWPHEFAGHTDEAKKELRDILSDLPEVLQSITPKPVRLLQRILEIATDENSLVLDSFAGSGTTAQAVLALNKKDGGNRKFILVETENYADKLTAERVRRVIQGYKFNGTQREELWREPLNFTSLKNSGKLLEKADSFELLDGKRFDRIAKTVENGALVVTGEKKITEKVEGLGGSFTYATLGPEMTLDKLLSGGLPAFESLAKYVFFTATGRTLSDVPKQKANMLGFIGETDVYRVHLHYQPDKNWLQSNDAALTEKLVDELVAANKDKKKLLVFAAAKFMSQRELSRQGLDFCQLPYAIHRILGD
- a CDS encoding DEAD/DEAH box helicase family protein, coding for MQLKDYQTTVLEDLSRYLQVLLSRREEAEEILEFQRGKGREAKLADYCRQTWDFLHTQKALPLTKDKAGVTSAPQYVARKDGLDRPVPNICLKVPTGGGKTLLGTVAVERINTEYFKKQTGFILWIVPSDAIYSQTWKAFANREHPYRQMLERASGGRVKLLEKSDSFTKQDVEEQLCVMLMMLQAGAVKKESKESRKMFQESGKFPSFFPDVDDAIANKELFRQVPNLDATDLTEEGFRIGGLTVKQSLGNVLRLVRPLVLIDEGHKAYSNTAFETIAGYNPRFLLELSATPNSGKEYVSNVLVNVSGTALKDEQMIKLPINLDNQNRADWKHTLSVAQDKLEDLQKDALKVHNNENRYIRPILLIRVERTGKEQRDKATIHSEDVREYLVEKLGAQPDEIKVKSAEMDELGKEDLLSEFSKVRYIITKDALREGWDCPFAYILAVLSKTTAATALTQMIGRVLRQPGAKLTGVPSLNECYVFTFDQEVQAAVESVRRGLEEEGMGDLASQVRATGAGAAAASRRETIRRREEFAGLKVFLPRVLSRHYATGDWRQFDYDRDLLSRLDWSRFSYANSSTYTPDDKETIQRTLTRVDVENLGNVDDELLKTQITEETVESELDVPALVRLLLDVIPNPWQGARILQETLAELRKRKIKEERIIANRLFLVKTMRDNLKEQVHKATEIEFRRMLEDNELCFRLESSNDPKLNWELAETLTLDVTDEDRPLHRKTGEPLKKSIFKTVYQKQVNGLEKEMAWYLDGSKAVRWWHRIAAQSPDWHLQGWQRSKVYPDFLACLHDAGDGKVQFTVLETKGLHLKGNEDTAYKAKLFELLTAHSKSALSVGELKLGLQQQQMKFELLLENDWREKMQVGTP
- a CDS encoding LamG-like jellyroll fold domain-containing protein, with the protein product MENKRSRLYPQRRLGSLFLYALTSLCLLSAAAWALTTLSVKIIDDRQAKLVAELRGNVADSPASLVERLRDLQLRNIFLFVPGMKIPVSFSVGLFSFDPKIFPESFLSGLVFEVEHGSPVYHLKLREMRATREIEVLNADGKVFYVFKPSSDYDPRWLARQKRPQIYAASFPAEQRATDEEGLDPSHVEMEVTLIPDDYVEVYAEGRIASLMDVLLADSASRSLSGGMAMMRMAGSDTNIVVAQIGMVSSGMLLQVDYPDTLTNRFEMMISSNLMPRQWWVADTNLVTAGTNSLQWVDTGSTNGAGISLRFYSVGNSEDTDGDGIPGGREAIIYRTNPDALDSDGDGLVDGYSGVVSTNAYPSGVTTNGSTMVLGELSLGTDPTLWDTDGDGMSDGWEVAHGHNPLDPNDPPNVSGTLIYSGRQTGTVWVIAVTDSNSWSTGHSYTSAISGFPLTYFIPDLEQTNYWLKAWVDSIGNGQTNATEARGVFTNVLTVITNRVTGKGFLLADPDADGDNLPDWWEIAYFGTGTNTAVGDPDSDEYTNKEEYDADTIPTDISSHPWNLSGTITYTGPQAGIIHVVACTNGTDWAWVYADTLTNSMTYTITHLPPNTYYWMRAWRDSNNDNLPTSWEAWGSHNSNPVFLDDNLTGQDITLADPDADGDGLADWWEVLYGLDPTRGGGSGLSAWWKLDEGTGTNAFDSTANTNNGILYGFATNAWVTGIISNNLHFDGTNTYIEVPDSASLKSDGISIGLWVKPDRLYTNGTATFVSKRVPGGTTGYGLGCENGALAFTICKSGAKTLRYSCALTANVPVHVVSTYSSGNQQIYVNGVPVAQTNYIFGLEIGGIENGTNSLKLGAASGGILTNLFAGTLDDVRIGPGAWPSNDVVAIYQLGADLDHDGLSTSEEYKHGANPTNSDTDGDGLSDYAEVFTYGTDPAKRDTDDDGMDDDEELLAGTNPTVPNGGASTTSIRYYYDTDDRLTGAYGGADGGGGSGIYTITPAGNISSTAERRTP
- a CDS encoding restriction endonuclease yields the protein MARRRKNESIFEMLMDAPWWMGVIGAVLFYVMVAIMLPATLAGSPFGALIAGLCPDLGKWLAVACLFSAAISAIRSLMKRPPSVGRRTMDYMPVRPVAEVTAVPVNRRAAVADIDVACPQCKAVLVAPESMIGQPVTCEGCRHSFLIPKPVIKFPDMTSFYSSKRSGHFSSDLLKELEWKRFEQLVEGYFAQTGWRTRPHRTGADGGVDVHLFRPDQDKAAAVVQCKAWNTYSVGVKPVRELFGVMAADGVPEGFFVTSGDYTSEAQSFASGKPMTLIDGRDLRKRLESLTPEIQSDLFSRVTAGDYTTPTCPQCDRKMVRRQAGKGRTPGNEFWGCPSYPRCRQTFQMKQDT